The region TGTTCATCATCGTGATCGGTTCATTGCTGAGACATATAATATTGAGACATGGCAGCGCCCGAAGCGATACAAGTCAGTTCCCTGCCATTGCCCCCcgttcaatatattaatttatacacggATGAGAATGTTCGCCGTGGAAGAGCTCCGCGACCACCGCCACCAATTCACGATAGTTACTCCATGTTCGGTAACGTTTTCAATGCGGATGACACGATTATCAGACCGTTGGAGGCTCAAGGAATCAAAAGACTGTACCCGCAACACTTTGACCGTCGACGTGAATTAAAGAAGCTTAATCATTCTCTGCTTGTCAATTTCTTGGACTTGATAGACTTACTCGTCCAATGTCCCGATAGTCCCAGACGTGCGGAGAAGGTAATGTATCTGTAATTCGAATAAGCTTTTATTAGTGCTataatttgtaacattttaactttgattcgaaaaattataataacctcatataacaataattggTACTTTTATAGGTCGAAGACTTGAGCttgttatttattcatatccaTCATCTGTTGAATGAATTTAGACCGCATCAGGCTAGAGAAACATTACGAGTTATGATGGAACTACAGCGTAGACAACGTCTTGAAACAGCGCTGCGTTTTCAGAAACATCttgaaaaagtatatttattattagcattttaaatttctataatattcatatattatatttaattttaaaaatgtcgccagtaaataaattaataaacaagtgtttatacgaccaaactggcaatttattgtttgattattcaaGTTGATTATtcaccaatcgaagtcatgatcaagtttgatcatgacttcgattggtcagcgcctgatattctacataacgaaaaacatgtaagaaagagagaaatagctgaaatgttttttattaaaaaatttgacaacactattaattcccaaaaagatacagagaatttaaacaacatatacaataaattaataaaggtcgtttagttgatctcagtattccaaacatagtggttgacacaatgtcagtttgacatttcgatttttctctttctactttttaattataacgtaagttgcttaatcctatttttttctttgtaacatgactatcattatttattgtattgtaattttagtttcacttgataaggaccaaaaccatatggtcgaaacgtcgtgatataataatcaaacaataaattgccagtttggtcgtataaacacttgtttattaatattcatatacattaattcatatatgttaatgatttgcaatttttgaatcttaaatattgcattattctAGGTTCAAGAAATACTACAGCATGCTTTACAGATGCTTCCAGATACTTCAGAACTAGATTCTAAACTTGCAATAAATACAGATGTTATGGAGTCTGTTGATAATATGGGTTTTAAACAACAAACTCAGGATCCATGTAGTCCAAGTGATCGTATTATGTGTAAAGTGATAGACGATATGATTTCTTCAAATGGGTTATTTTGagcagtaattaatttatcaatgaatatgctataataattatatatgtgtatataatgttatgATGGTGATATAAGGATAAAAtgtgatcttttttaaatatattatttatgtatttacattatttttaatgctaggattatatatagttatttaataattagttgaaaattatttgtaagaatagtctgataataatgaaatataatttacaattactactttcttcttaaaagatcattaataaaaatggtgAAACATATCTTTTATCTCATATATTCCTTTGTTGCTTTGCCTGTAGCTGCTCAAAATTCCTTAAaacttaacattttattatttatttattaataatacaaaagttgaccaattatatacatatataattcaaacatATTACTAGTATATTTCTCTTAGTAACATTGAAATATACTCATAATATAGCATAGTTGAGATTATTACACGAGATTCAAATTCTATTGCACATTTGAcacaaatatgtaattatacacaatttttattaacatattaatgcaatataaaaccttaaatatgtataggacaaattacatatacatacatataaatatgtttatacttGTGTGCTCTTAGAATTGAGAGATTTCTACTAAATCTCATTTTCTAGCcttattttatcatctattatatttactaaataaaaaaacaacatttagtattaaataatgttatttattgaaataattgaaaacatTGACGAATTGCTGATGACACaaatgtttttacaaaatgatcATGGATAGAGGGAAAGGAAAGAtggaacaatatttttttgaactcACCTCACAAACAGCAATTATAccaagaagatatatatatatatgacaatataaacatataatatcattagtTGCTGAAATAGAAAATCAATTAGCTTCTCCAAGTGATCTCTGCCTctgcatcaatttttttttaaaagatttctgtaatgagaaaaaattatatacatatgtatatatgtataattttaaacagcTCTGGCTCAATCCACGATTTCCAAGTCTCTTGTTAGTATGTGTTTCctgcaaaagaaaaacaacATAATAATCGCTGCTCCAATTCCTCTTCTTATTTATCGAAGAAACATAGAttcatgaaattaatatttttaattaaaaatatattaacatatatatatatgtgtgtgtgaaagagagagagagcacacacatacacacacactttagatttttataaaatatattttaagagtgatatatttacatgtataaagaatatatatttatatatatgaaaagtgtaatatatctatgttcattagatttataaatcctgtttactaaaaaaaaaaaaaattaaaattttgtacaaatgtTGCTTTTATCAACAAAACATTATATCTGATGTTTCTTCGATTAGATTGCTTTTATGTATGTCTGCCTAGATTCCCTTTGTACCGATCCTGTTAACAAATATTGACAaacattaacaaatataaaagtttggaAAGATAGGGAAGTTAATTTAGGAATGGATAtacaggagattaaatttttgcactcTTGAAGTTTTTGACGAAGAAAGAGCACCGTCCATTTTCATATGTTTTTCTATCCATGATTTTGCATCTATCCATTTGTATATGTTTCTATCGATGATGTCTCACAATGTCTGATTACGTAGTTTGAATTTGCATGCAATCTTCATCAAGGTTTGCTTCAACTTCCTCAAACATCATCTTGATAAGTCTCGCCTTTTGCgatctcttctttcttccttttctgtTACATTCCACTAACATCttcattaaatcaattaatcataCTGTACtagaatcaatattttctcttaattttgatacatttgTCAGCAATGCATATTGTTGGCatactttcatttttctttcacgtTATATGTGTCTTGATTTTTCATtgcagaattatataataagaattaaacaCAAAAGatctatataatgataatctcattctcttaaatctttttctccatGTTtggaaaacattaataaaaatttgaaaaattattgattttcctCTTTTTGTTACTTATCTGCAATTTGTCAGAGTTTAGATAATGACAAAATCATTTCAATTAGAGCacaagagaattaaattttgtaatgtcatttttttgaaagtacTTCCATGTTTAATCTCAAGATAAATAAGCACTTATGTCATCATTCCAATTTTAGCTGCTttcaatctcattttttttttttttagtggattttgatttcataattaataaaaattctttcgcCATGAACCACGGCCTCTTGATCTGAATACACCTCTTCCTCCAAATCTATTACCTTTAAATCTACCGCGacctaaaaattaaaaaaaaaattattgaataaattaacatttatcttatccttttcacattttaaaatCGTATATTTAACTACTTATATACCATAATTCGATATGTTTGAACTATATTTGCCACTCGGAggtgtatatatttctcttttgttgCTTTTATCTTCCTTGTTACGTTTACTCGAACCATTGTCGTTTCCAAATGTAATTGGTGTATGTCTTTTTTGAGCTGAATTCTTTTCATtctaaatcataataaaatttaaacattgtaTAAAACGTCCATAGTTGTGTAAATATTGcatgtatttgtatatgtacaaattatttaaaatgcttataaagattaattacctTCTTGTCATTGCAAGGCGTTTTCCATGAAAGATGTATGATACTCTTAAAGCTAGGAGGTGAATGAAATAGATCTTTGATTAAGGTATTGATGTTATTAGTTGTTTTTAGTGCAACAACCTTTAATTGATTTTCCTCtgattttaattcttcttctGTTTTCCCACTGATAGCttcacgtaatttttttatataaccttGAATGCCTCTTGCAAAGTATTGTAATCTTAAACGGAATTCTTTAAGCTGTTCTGgatcttttatcaaaaattcagGAGTTTGCTTACACAATTTATGAAAAGCGTACATCAAACATTCCACATGACTAAATTGTAACTTTGGTACATCAGTAATCTCTGTAGCTGGAGGAAGTGGCATATAagtctgaaatatataatagtgtaaatgatatacaaatgataattttgatcAATGAGATAAGAACATTAGACATTACTATATGAATGAAAACAACTCATCAGAtttgtaatacaaaatatgaaaagaaagacATATTACTCACAATGAGAGTATTATAAAGTTGTTGAACTTTGTCCTCAGGTTTTTCAATACTTCCACAAAATACTGTTAATTCAGCAAGCAATTTTAATAGTTCCAATTGAATGTCTCTACCATCGGGAGAAGTCATCAAAGAGAGATGTGGTAGCACTTGCAcgcaaatatatgaaacaaattttgatGAATCTATCTGTGACTGAAAAGAGgcagagatatttaaatataaataattaatcatataaacaaatgtgaaaaatatttaatattgctctaagatatatttaaatgtatataaaacacatatacatatacatacgctAAAGAATGGAAGAGCATGTTTAATACATTGAACCAATCTATTCCACTGTTCCACGTTAGTATGTTTAAAAGGGACAGACAATTCAGCTTGTTCTATTGTAATATCAACCAATTCTTGTTGACCAGTAACAGTAGATCCTAATCTAGTCCAAGCAAGGATTTCCATGATACTATGAAATTCGTCAGCAGTTACATcctgcataaataaaatatattaattaaagggtaaaaataaatataaacatttattataatataagagcATAACAAAAGTTTACCTGCAATACTTTTTTACATTCtccaattaataaatcttctgGTTCTTTTGTAATAACGTCGTGTCCTATTGCTTTCAATTTTGtagctaaaaattttatacaacgtTCTCTCGTTCCATCATCACCATTAATGATTTGACTGAAAAATCCACTTAAAGTACCTGCAAATACAGagttattctaattataataattaaaatattatataaatacattttttatatgtgtttatGGCTTTGATCATACCTTTTGGATCACTCTTCATAAGCGACATAATACTGTTATGTACAACCGATAATTCTGAGGAGTCCTCAGCTTGCAATAGTTGCGCTAAGATGTCTGCAATTCTTGCTGTATGTTCCTTATTATCTTTACAAAGAGCTGGTAAATCTTTAATAGCTTGTTTTCGAATCTGTAAagaaaacaaagatatattatgtgatatgaataattatcttagttaattattgattaattgttgcataaaactttcaaatatttttgttcaaaaactatataaaaataaaatatagagtcAATTCATATTTGAAAACTTACAGCCATGTCTTCATCTTCACATAAATCCAACTGAGCATCTATAGCTTGATCTGCTAGTTTTGGAAAATGCTTGAAAAATCTAGCAATGAATTGCGATGCTAGCCGTTTTTCTTTAGGTGATCCTTTAACTGCTGTcaaaatttccaaatattctttttcatgcTGCAACATAAACAATGAGATATAGAGTATAATTTGTAAGAAAGTACAACAAGCTTTTCtagtaaatatgttataaagatatttaatataattgtattttttaaatatttcctaaaaatcaaatatataaaaaatgaaaaaaatattccgtcATTAAATGAGGAATTGTTActgtaaattacaaattagacTTTCTCAatgaaactaaataaaaagcattaaCACTATATAGTACAGTAAAATGTTATTGTATTGCaagaacattattttttttccatgtatAGAATCTACATGtaaatacatgtaaatatacttagaaaaataatcatagaTAAATGAATcagttatacaatatatatttgaaaatttcgaagCCAGAAAATTGGCAATAAATTATAGTGGTTCTTCGTACACAGAGAATATTATCGGTAAACCACTGTACTACACCCttgtaatctaaaaattaataatacacataGAAACACAAGAATGCCTAACACATGAATTTAGCTGCATATTGGAGTATATATTGGAAATGTATGCTccaatatttgcataaatttatgtattaaacatTTCTGTCCTCGTAtacatgtttatatgtatgtatgtgaaaagaaaataatcttgcAATGACTCATATTGTACATGTGCAGACACCATATGAAGACGCCGTGCACATCTCCGATTTTTCGAGCTGCACATTGATGTTTCATGCAACGAGAATGATTTGTGAGTAACGTGTGAATGATACTTATCAGTAAAGTCATGTTAAACACGAGAGAAAACGTATGAGAATGcagaaacaagaaaatatacgGAACAAATTCTCCTCAGCTATATTTATCGCACGATATAACCAATGCGGCATGTACCTGCACCAATTTATCTTTAGCATCCGCGAGGattccaaaatttttgtacagtTTTTCGATACTATCAGTACTCATGATAAAGTTTACGCGCGATCTCCTACGGCCAAGAACACAAGATATATGCACGAAACGCAATTGAAAGTCGAGAATTTCAGTAGAACGCCGAATATATAAGAGCGGCACACAAACATGGCAGCGCAGTGATAGAAACtcgcttttgaaaaaaaaaaaatttcaaagtcccTATCTAACCGGAAGTAGCAAACTACGTGCGCGTGAcgtaacaaatatttcaaagaagcAAAGGTTCCTTTGTTCTAACTggtactaaaatattaatttatgatgagTAGATTTTCGAACACAACTTTGCGGATACAAAAAGGATAAGAGGAAAATTACTAGGGATATTAGGATATTGATGTAAACGGTTGGCTATGGATAGGGCGTTGACATTAGTCGAAGAGGCGATCGGCTAAAGTGATATGCGCGTGTGATATTTGCGTAGTTTTGCGGTATCGCACCATTGCCCTGTCCTGTCATAAATCATTTATCTGAATTtgttatgaattaatttagtCAGAAATATGTCAATTAATCTGACGAAAAACAAAGATGCCTTGACGGCTGCCTGGCACAGCGTAGTCGACGATAAATTGTCTACTAACTGGTAGGcatatatacttaaatttcCAATGTCCTTTCTGTCAATCAGACAGGTAGTTTTCGGcacataatattttccaatatcgAACCCCTATAATACCGAATCGTAAAATTTGTATGGATTCTCAGCAAACACTATTGTTTTTGTGTAAACATCGACCTCCCTGCTAAAGACTCATATCGATTCCGgctattttaatcttaatgatCATCGCATAATCGatagaaattgataatataattttcttgttatttgTTTTTGCTTTGATATAATTGTGTTGTCAAAtggaaaaatctatataaaaattataagttattttatatatacatatctttcaatatatgagatataattaaatttgtataatcatttttataaataaaatattaattataaataattgaatttaaatattcgaaaatattcaaaatatatacatatatatatatttatattatatatattaactatgttatattaacttatatatatttatatttattaactatgatagataattgatttataacaacataatacattgatataatttaactcTATTTTTGATTCAAAATTCCTTATAAATTTGATGCCAAAAatcaatcttatataattattattttttataaattattataaaatatatattgcatagtTGATAATTAAGACGCGTTTCTATTTTTGCCAGGGCTTTATTCGGTTATGAAGGGCAGACAAATGACTTAAAAGTAGTTGGAACCGGAAGTGGCGGGTTGGAAGAAAT is a window of Cataglyphis hispanica isolate Lineage 1 chromosome 4, ULB_Chis1_1.0, whole genome shotgun sequence DNA encoding:
- the LOC126848816 gene encoding mediator of RNA polymerase II transcription subunit 7, coding for MAAPEAIQVSSLPLPPVQYINLYTDENVRRGRAPRPPPPIHDSYSMFGNVFNADDTIIRPLEAQGIKRLYPQHFDRRRELKKLNHSLLVNFLDLIDLLVQCPDSPRRAEKVEDLSLLFIHIHHLLNEFRPHQARETLRVMMELQRRQRLETALRFQKHLEKVQEILQHALQMLPDTSELDSKLAINTDVMESVDNMGFKQQTQDPCSPSDRIMCKVIDDMISSNGLF
- the LOC126848800 gene encoding apoptosis inhibitor 5 gives rise to the protein MSTDSIEKLYKNFGILADAKDKLVQHEKEYLEILTAVKGSPKEKRLASQFIARFFKHFPKLADQAIDAQLDLCEDEDMAIRKQAIKDLPALCKDNKEHTARIADILAQLLQAEDSSELSVVHNSIMSLMKSDPKGTLSGFFSQIINGDDGTRERCIKFLATKLKAIGHDVITKEPEDLLIGECKKVLQDVTADEFHSIMEILAWTRLGSTVTGQQELVDITIEQAELSVPFKHTNVEQWNRLVQCIKHALPFFSSQIDSSKFVSYICVQVLPHLSLMTSPDGRDIQLELLKLLAELTVFCGSIEKPEDKVQQLYNTLITYMPLPPATEITDVPKLQFSHVECLMYAFHKLCKQTPEFLIKDPEQLKEFRLRLQYFARGIQGYIKKLREAISGKTEEELKSEENQLKVVALKTTNNINTLIKDLFHSPPSFKSIIHLSWKTPCNDKKNEKNSAQKRHTPITFGNDNGSSKRNKEDKSNKREIYTPPSGKYSSNISNYGRGRFKGNRFGGRGVFRSRGRGSWRKNFY